The following proteins come from a genomic window of bacterium:
- a CDS encoding phosphate/phosphite/phosphonate ABC transporter substrate-binding protein, which produces MKTVIKKYSTLVFIIIVFYSVIVPSGLAAGETKKFKKGDKFIIALIPERNIFEQRKRYKYMTDYLSKHLGLDVRAEVLSNYGKICDAFLNHEVDAGFFGSFSYVLTRAKINIIPLARPVEVDGTSTYSGYIFVRKDSGIKSPKDMEDKMLSLVSRATTAGYIFQLDYFRKNGVNDMEKYLSKIYFAGSHDAAAWSVYTGEADVGGCKNHIYNELCKKNPDFKKNMVILEESVQVPSNGLAVSADIDPDLQKRLKALLLSLDKDQEGKEMLKKFAVIKFIENSDKDYESLYQMIDRLKIDLKTYPYHD; this is translated from the coding sequence ATGAAAACCGTAATAAAAAAATATTCCACTTTGGTTTTCATAATAATAGTATTCTACAGCGTAATTGTTCCATCCGGTTTGGCGGCGGGAGAAACAAAAAAGTTCAAAAAAGGGGATAAATTCATAATCGCGCTTATTCCCGAAAGAAATATATTTGAACAGAGAAAACGGTATAAATATATGACAGATTACCTGTCTAAACATCTTGGTTTGGATGTCAGGGCGGAGGTGTTATCAAATTACGGCAAGATATGTGACGCGTTTTTGAATCACGAAGTTGACGCTGGTTTTTTCGGTAGTTTCAGTTATGTGTTAACACGCGCGAAAATCAATATAATACCGCTGGCAAGACCTGTGGAAGTTGACGGCACATCTACCTACAGCGGGTATATATTCGTCCGTAAAGACAGCGGCATTAAATCGCCGAAAGATATGGAAGACAAGATGCTGTCCCTGGTTTCCAGGGCGACAACCGCAGGGTATATCTTTCAACTGGACTACTTCCGTAAAAACGGGGTAAATGATATGGAAAAATATTTATCCAAGATTTATTTTGCCGGTTCGCACGACGCGGCCGCGTGGTCCGTCTACACAGGAGAGGCGGATGTCGGCGGCTGTAAAAATCATATTTATAATGAATTATGCAAAAAGAACCCGGATTTCAAAAAAAATATGGTCATTCTGGAAGAATCGGTACAGGTGCCGAGCAACGGCCTTGCTGTAAGCGCCGATATAGACCCTGATTTGCAAAAACGCCTTAAAGCCTTATTGTTAAGTCTTGATAAAGACCAGGAAGGCAAAGAAATGTTGAAAAAATTTGCCGTAATAAAATTTATTGAAAATTCGGATAAGGATTACGAATCCCTTTATCAGATGATTGACAGGTTGAAAATTGACCTGAAAACTTACCCTTACCATGATTAA
- a CDS encoding EAL domain-containing protein, whose protein sequence is MNISYRYVRALGFSILILLYVIGCVIAYVALKKNSNNLSTVLKAEENMVDKWHDLSKIINDCRDNINDYSSGRSEVISPAFLLINNARKQIEEIKNSTASEEEITTVEEIEYGLKALKQAANGYQYEVKFGHKGGTSAKELEEMIITQADSLSQLCWAAIEFLHNKIKIDNKEILKSTNLMRYFLIFSIFFGIISVVVFSLIMNRALARPIFKLVEATKNVAKGNLEHEIEIKSTDEIADLSLAFNQMIKDLRGSRSLLVDKEYMDSIIANMGESLIVLNPDGMIKTVNNAALKLLEYSEEEIINKPVSMIFSEEEILNELDEEACLITGDFKVIEANSFFIKNNGLRKENIIGRHCYNILHHSDNICSPPYNKCPIAEARDVYDLQVESHMHFDPAGKEELVNVVAVPLKEREETIYLHITKRVYGENLKGKLSYEDEKKIKMFVTRLKKSLNRLIDENIITADSVEKFTRLERINKHKNFDLYYKTKSGHNVPVNFSGSVMRNKEGNVMGIIGVARDMRPVKKLISDIEEAKEIIEESNKNFLNIVEGSQSGIIVLDKNGVIRFINSTAKNIFGRKIDDLMDNYIGLPVVDNKLTEVDIVMEEGRAGTGEISFVETKWEGKKAYLLFVRDITEYKKSQKEIKRLSAAMEQSTTNIMFFSDNKGLVEYVNPMYEKFTGYLKNEIVGEYFEIILGEIIDNGHQNLLHIVNEDKKWRGVIKNKKKNGDLYWAYCTISPIKDSEGRVTHFIGVQEDITDKMISDKKIEFLSSYDEMTGVNNRASFMGLLNNILSSGKEQASVFMIINIDYFRVINETYGHKIGDECLHKIAGILKSVLDNYSKNKLNPEGKEIFIIGRISGDEFAVFYPYINREETLNIAEEIRKGVENAVFANVLLHLTVSIGIVFCMEESLNLKELLTRSDISMYRAKNKGKNCYHIYSPEDHDLEKIHSKIKLKETVESAVKNNRIEVWYQPILDLKNNKISHYEGLVRIREAKNAVLLPRLFIDVAEQFGLVGSIDRIVARKIMKTQVLMKQKQQDLFFNINLSGKDLGDKDLLLFLKSNMSELKTNPNHLIFEITETVAVQNMTNAVWFINELISMGCRFALDDFGSGFSSFFYLKDMAIDYIKIDGSFIKRLYQSPKNQLFVKAIVDVAQGMGIKTIAEFVEKEETLELIKNLGINYAQGNLIGKPSPELISL, encoded by the coding sequence ATGAATATTTCATACAGGTATGTCCGGGCCCTCGGTTTTTCAATCCTTATTTTACTTTATGTTATAGGCTGTGTTATTGCTTATGTGGCCCTGAAAAAAAATTCAAATAATTTGTCAACCGTGTTAAAAGCGGAAGAAAACATGGTCGACAAATGGCACGATTTGTCGAAAATCATTAATGACTGCAGGGACAATATCAATGATTACAGCTCGGGCAGGAGCGAAGTTATTTCCCCCGCATTCCTGCTTATCAATAACGCCCGCAAGCAGATAGAAGAAATAAAAAATTCAACCGCCAGCGAAGAAGAAATAACCACTGTAGAAGAAATCGAGTACGGATTAAAGGCCCTGAAGCAGGCGGCGAACGGTTATCAATATGAAGTAAAGTTCGGTCATAAGGGCGGCACCTCCGCGAAAGAGTTGGAAGAAATGATAATTACCCAGGCGGACAGTTTATCCCAGTTGTGCTGGGCCGCTATTGAATTTTTACACAATAAAATAAAAATAGACAATAAAGAAATCCTCAAATCCACAAATCTGATGAGGTATTTTTTGATTTTCTCGATATTTTTTGGAATCATAAGCGTTGTAGTTTTTTCGTTGATTATGAACAGGGCACTTGCCAGGCCTATTTTTAAATTAGTGGAGGCGACTAAAAATGTAGCTAAAGGCAATTTGGAGCACGAAATAGAAATAAAATCCACTGATGAAATCGCAGATTTATCTTTAGCCTTTAACCAGATGATCAAGGATTTAAGAGGTTCAAGGTCACTGCTTGTGGATAAAGAATATATGGATTCTATAATCGCCAACATGGGTGAATCACTAATTGTGCTAAACCCCGACGGGATGATAAAGACAGTTAATAACGCGGCATTAAAATTATTGGAATACAGCGAGGAGGAAATTATCAACAAACCGGTTTCTATGATTTTCTCCGAGGAGGAAATTCTTAATGAGCTGGATGAGGAGGCTTGCTTAATAACCGGTGATTTTAAGGTCATTGAAGCGAACAGTTTTTTTATAAAAAATAACGGATTAAGAAAAGAAAATATCATAGGCCGGCATTGCTATAACATATTGCACCATAGTGATAATATCTGCAGTCCCCCTTATAACAAATGCCCTATCGCGGAAGCAAGGGATGTTTATGATCTTCAGGTTGAATCGCACATGCATTTTGACCCCGCAGGGAAAGAAGAATTGGTAAATGTTGTTGCGGTACCCCTGAAAGAAAGAGAGGAAACCATATACTTACATATAACCAAGCGTGTTTACGGGGAAAATTTAAAAGGAAAATTGTCATATGAAGATGAAAAAAAGATAAAGATGTTTGTAACCAGGCTGAAAAAATCGCTTAACAGGCTGATTGACGAAAATATAATAACCGCGGATTCAGTTGAAAAGTTTACGAGGCTGGAAAGAATTAATAAGCATAAAAATTTCGACCTCTATTACAAAACAAAATCGGGGCATAACGTGCCTGTTAATTTTTCCGGTTCCGTGATGAGGAATAAAGAAGGAAATGTTATGGGAATCATTGGTGTCGCGAGAGACATGAGGCCGGTAAAAAAACTGATTTCTGACATTGAAGAGGCCAAGGAAATAATTGAAGAAAGCAATAAGAATTTTTTAAACATAGTGGAAGGGAGCCAAAGCGGCATTATCGTTCTCGATAAAAACGGGGTAATACGCTTCATAAATTCCACCGCGAAAAATATTTTTGGCAGAAAAATTGATGACCTGATGGATAACTATATAGGGCTGCCGGTTGTAGATAACAAGCTGACCGAAGTGGACATTGTGATGGAAGAAGGAAGGGCAGGGACCGGGGAAATATCCTTTGTTGAAACAAAATGGGAAGGGAAAAAAGCATATCTTTTATTTGTCAGGGACATAACAGAATATAAAAAATCCCAGAAGGAAATAAAAAGGCTGTCTGCCGCCATGGAACAAAGCACCACAAACATCATGTTTTTTTCGGATAATAAAGGCCTGGTTGAATATGTAAACCCGATGTATGAAAAATTTACAGGGTATTTAAAAAACGAAATAGTGGGGGAATATTTTGAAATAATTTTAGGCGAAATAATTGATAACGGGCACCAAAACCTTTTGCATATCGTAAACGAAGATAAAAAATGGCGGGGTGTAATCAAAAATAAGAAAAAAAACGGGGATTTATACTGGGCATATTGCACTATTTCTCCGATTAAGGACAGTGAAGGAAGAGTGACCCATTTTATCGGGGTCCAGGAGGACATTACCGACAAAATGATTTCAGATAAAAAGATAGAGTTTTTAAGTTCCTATGATGAAATGACAGGCGTGAACAACAGGGCAAGTTTTATGGGCCTGTTGAATAATATTTTATCGTCCGGAAAGGAACAGGCCAGTGTTTTCATGATAATTAATATAGATTATTTCCGGGTCATTAATGAAACATACGGCCATAAAATCGGGGACGAGTGCCTTCATAAAATCGCGGGGATACTAAAAAGTGTTTTAGACAACTATTCAAAAAATAAATTAAATCCCGAAGGAAAAGAAATATTTATAATCGGGCGCATAAGCGGGGATGAATTTGCGGTTTTTTATCCCTATATAAACCGCGAAGAAACGTTAAACATAGCTGAAGAAATCCGCAAGGGTGTTGAAAACGCTGTTTTCGCGAATGTCCTTTTACATTTAACTGTAAGCATCGGTATTGTTTTCTGCATGGAGGAAAGTTTAAACTTAAAAGAGCTTCTTACCAGGTCGGATATTTCAATGTACCGCGCCAAAAACAAGGGAAAAAACTGTTATCATATTTACAGCCCGGAGGACCATGACCTTGAAAAAATACATTCCAAAATAAAATTGAAGGAAACGGTTGAAAGCGCGGTTAAAAATAACCGTATAGAAGTATGGTACCAGCCGATATTAGATTTAAAGAACAACAAAATCAGCCATTATGAAGGGCTGGTAAGGATTCGAGAGGCGAAAAATGCCGTTCTCCTGCCAAGGCTTTTCATTGATGTGGCTGAACAATTCGGCCTTGTCGGTTCCATAGACAGGATTGTCGCGAGAAAAATCATGAAAACCCAGGTTTTAATGAAACAAAAACAGCAGGATTTGTTTTTTAATATTAATCTTTCCGGCAAAGACCTGGGCGATAAAGATTTGCTTTTGTTCCTTAAATCCAATATGTCCGAATTAAAAACAAATCCCAACCACTTGATTTTTGAAATTACGGAAACCGTGGCGGTGCAAAACATGACAAATGCCGTCTGGTTCATTAATGAATTGATTTCAATGGGGTGCCGCTTCGCGCTGGATGATTTCGGGTCGGGGTTCAGCTCGTTTTTTTATCTTAAAGATATGGCTATCGATTATATTAAGATCGACGGGTCATTTATAAAAAGATTGTATCAAAGCCCTAAAAACCAGTTATTTGTAAAAGCCATTGTTGATGTGGCGCAGGGAATGGGTATTAAAACAATTGCCGAATTTGTTGAAAAAGAAGAAACGCTTGAACTTATCAAAAACCTTGGAATTAATTATGCCCAGGGGAACCTGATAGGCAAGCCGTCCCCTGAGTTAATCTCTTTGTAA
- a CDS encoding ATP-binding protein has protein sequence MNISYRHIRSLGFLIFISLYVVGCLIAYMSLKRNSDNLSVILNVEQRKLKNWYDLSKVTSDIKDSINNYGSGKIEVISPALLLINNAFLQIKTIKEISVDEEELDATKEIEHGLKILRQAALGCQYEIKLGHKGGTSAKELEDMMVTTSSDLYQKPWAAVEYIQNKIEKKDEEIIRSTNLTRLFLIFSIFFGIGSVVVFSIIMNRALAKPIDRLLEAIKLVAKGDMTHEIEVKSSDEIGDLTIVFNQMMRDLRISRSLLVDKKYIENIIESIPMALIACDGALRIKTINRACSDVFGMSKREIAGKNLGDILGEKVLAGSQLAEKALEIFQKGGVSEEMEIRYSFPGEGEKSLNLKIVGITEEKEILFLLNDITERKQLEEKLIFAERMAGIGQLAAGVSHEFNNLLAVIRSSVEFADKTRKEDDIIDAFTKTLWCVDKGSEIAKNLLSFSKRNVDKKEETDINILIEEVLSMIKMDLDKNGIKVTKEFSHPLAAFVNIGQIQQVLLNIIINAKQSMRETGGNLKIITRRMDNYAVVYFNNDGEIIKGEHLDRVFDPFFTTKGSLGGGDAGGTGLGLSVSYGIIQSHGGTIKVQSNKKEGTTFIMSLPLAGREGSL, from the coding sequence ATGAATATTTCCTATCGTCATATCAGGAGCCTTGGCTTCCTGATTTTTATTTCATTATATGTTGTGGGTTGTCTTATCGCGTATATGTCCCTTAAAAGGAATTCGGATAACCTGTCAGTCATATTAAACGTCGAACAGCGTAAATTAAAAAACTGGTATGATTTGTCAAAAGTAACAAGTGACATAAAAGACAGTATTAATAATTACGGTTCAGGGAAAATAGAGGTCATATCCCCGGCGCTCCTGCTTATCAATAACGCTTTTTTACAAATAAAAACAATAAAAGAGATATCTGTTGATGAGGAAGAACTCGACGCTACAAAAGAAATAGAGCATGGATTGAAAATTTTGAGGCAGGCCGCGCTTGGCTGCCAGTATGAGATTAAACTCGGCCATAAAGGCGGCACTTCCGCGAAAGAATTGGAAGATATGATGGTGACAACATCATCCGACCTCTACCAAAAACCATGGGCGGCTGTTGAATACATACAAAATAAAATAGAGAAAAAAGACGAGGAGATTATAAGATCCACAAACCTTACGAGGCTGTTTTTGATCTTTTCGATATTTTTTGGGATTGGCAGTGTCGTTGTTTTTTCGATAATCATGAACAGGGCGCTCGCTAAACCCATTGACAGGCTGCTTGAGGCGATAAAACTTGTTGCAAAAGGAGATATGACGCATGAAATAGAAGTAAAATCATCCGATGAAATCGGGGACCTGACGATTGTTTTTAACCAGATGATGAGAGATTTAAGGATTTCCCGCTCGCTGCTTGTGGATAAAAAATACATTGAAAATATAATTGAAAGCATACCAATGGCGCTGATAGCGTGTGACGGCGCGTTAAGAATAAAAACAATCAACAGGGCGTGCAGTGATGTGTTCGGAATGTCAAAGCGCGAAATTGCCGGTAAAAACCTTGGGGATATCCTGGGCGAAAAGGTCCTTGCAGGCAGCCAGCTCGCGGAAAAAGCGCTTGAAATTTTTCAAAAAGGGGGCGTTTCCGAAGAGATGGAAATAAGATACAGTTTCCCCGGGGAAGGAGAAAAATCCCTGAACCTGAAGATAGTGGGAATAACCGAAGAAAAAGAAATTTTATTTTTGTTGAATGATATTACGGAAAGGAAACAGCTTGAAGAAAAACTTATTTTCGCAGAGAGAATGGCCGGTATCGGACAGCTCGCCGCGGGCGTTTCTCATGAGTTTAACAATCTTTTAGCCGTAATCAGGAGTTCTGTGGAATTTGCCGATAAAACCAGGAAAGAAGATGATATAATTGACGCATTCACAAAAACATTGTGGTGTGTCGATAAAGGCAGTGAGATCGCTAAAAATCTGCTTTCATTTTCAAAAAGAAATGTTGATAAAAAAGAAGAAACGGACATAAATATTTTAATTGAAGAAGTTTTGTCCATGATCAAAATGGACCTGGATAAGAACGGGATAAAGGTTACAAAGGAATTCAGCCATCCGCTCGCGGCATTTGTTAATATCGGGCAAATACAACAGGTTTTGTTAAATATTATAATAAACGCAAAACAATCTATGCGGGAAACGGGCGGGAACCTGAAGATAATTACGAGGCGCATGGATAATTATGCGGTAGTTTATTTTAATAACGACGGGGAAATAATTAAGGGAGAGCATCTTGACAGGGTTTTTGACCCGTTTTTTACGACAAAGGGAAGCCTTGGAGGCGGTGATGCCGGCGGGACAGGGCTTGGCCTTTCGGTCTCTTATGGGATAATACAATCTCATGGAGGGACAATTAAGGTTCAAAGCAATAAAAAGGAGGGGACCACCTTCATAATGAGTCTGCCCCTGGCTG